The following nucleotide sequence is from Borrelia sp. A-FGy1.
TAGAAAGTTTAGCTGGTAAATTTGCAGCAAAGGAAGCTCTTATCAAATCTTTAAGCCCTTTATTAGAAAATAAAATTAAATACTCTCTTAAAGATATTGAAGTCGTCAAATTACCAGCTGGAAATATTGTATTTAAATTACACAATAATATTGAAAGCTTAATTGAACAAAAGAGCTTAAAATTATACTTAACCATCTCACACGAAAGGGAGTATGCTATTGCATTTGTAATGGTAGAAAATTAATTTATGAAAAAGATATCATATTTTACAAAATACGAGATTGAATGTCCTTTATGTAGCTATAAATTTAGGAAAGAAGACCTTTTAACAGGAAGTAGTCGATTAATATCTGGAGAACTAAAAGTTGATTTAAAAAGAGA
It contains:
- the acpS gene encoding holo-ACP synthase, giving the protein MKSIGCDIIQIIRLSSFLKNKKKLERFFTQREIENLEMKGKGFLESLAGKFAAKEALIKSLSPLLENKIKYSLKDIEVVKLPAGNIVFKLHNNIESLIEQKSLKLYLTISHEREYAIAFVMVEN